Proteins co-encoded in one Leptodactylus fuscus isolate aLepFus1 chromosome 4, aLepFus1.hap2, whole genome shotgun sequence genomic window:
- the ANKMY2 gene encoding ankyrin repeat and MYND domain-containing protein 2: MAPKKGEQTEEEKQLVAVISKGSVQEAVALLGSKDVRVNCLDEHGMTPLMHAAYKGKVDMCKLLLQHGAEVNCNEHEHGYTALMFACLSGKKDIVWMMLEAGADTDVVNSVGRTAAQMAAFVGQHDCVTVINNFFPREKLDYYTKPQGLSKEAKLPVKLAGPLHKIITTTNLHPVKIVFLIKENPLLLETEALKKCSVVLDLICERCMKQRDMNEILAMKMHYLSCIFQKCGSHLQENTLDALIKSLLKGRESDCFPVYQEKFIRESIRKFPYCEATLLQQLVRSIAPVEMGSDPTAFSVLTQAITGQVGFVDAEFCTTCGEKGADKRCSVCKLVIYCDQNCQKLHWFTHKKVCKILKEKREKQELEAAKEKKRQEKLAEKELTSADPGSVQDKVEGETESKEEHLEAPTEDKVTDETVTAPAKETSTDPAQPDPQDGAGQ, from the exons GCAGTGTACAAGAAGCCGTTGCACTACTTGGGAGTAAAGATGTTCGTGTGAACTGTCTGGATGAG CATGGAATGACCCCCCTGATGCACGCCGCCTACAAGGGCAAGGTGGACATGTGTAAACTGCTGCTACAACATGGTGCCGAAGTGAACTGCAATGAGCACGAGCACGGATACACGGCGCTGATGTTCGCCTGTCTGTCAG GTAAAAAAGATATCGTCTGGATGATGTTGGAGGCCGGGGCCGACACCGACGTGGTCAACTCTGTGGGCAGGACGGCAGCGCAAATGGCCGCCTTTGTAG GCCAGCACGACTGTGTCACTGTCATCAACAACTTCTTTCCACGTGAAAAGTTGGATTATTACACCAAACCGCAAGGGTTAAGCAAAGAAGCCAAGTTACCCGTGAAACTGGCCGGGCCGCTGCACAAGATCATCACAACCACCAATCTCCACCCCGTCAAG ATAGTTTTCCTGATAAAAGAAAACCCTCTGCTGCTGGAGACGGAAGCTCTGAAGAAATGCAGCGTGGTGCTGGATCTGATCTGCGAGAGGTGCATGAAGCAGCGGGACATGAACGAGATCCTGGCCATGAAGATGCATTACCTCAGCTGTATCTTCCAGAAGTGCGGCAGCCATCTGCAGGAGAACACACTGGACGCCCTCATCAAAAG CTTACTGAAGGGTCGAGAAAGCGACTGTTTTCCTGTTTACCAAGAAAAGTTCATCAGGGAAAGTATCCGGAAATTTCCATATTGTGAAGCCACGCTGCTCCAGCAACTGGTCCGAAGCATCGCCCCTGTGGAAATG GGCTCTGACCCCACAGCCTTCTCCGTGCTGACGCAGGCCATTACCGGCCAGGTGGGCTTTGTGGATGCCGAATTCTGCACCACATGTGGAGAGAAGGGCGCGGATAAGCGCTGCTCTGTCTGCAAGCTG GTCATCTACTGCGACCAGAACTGTCAGAAGCTTCACTGGTTCACCCATAAAAAAGTCTGCAAAATCTTAAAGGAGAAGCGAGAAAAACAAGAGCTGGAGGCGGCCAAAGAGAAGAAGAGGCAGGAGAAGCTAGCGGAGAAAG agCTTACATCCGCTGATCCAGGTTCTGTGCAGGATAAAGTTGAAGGTGAAACTGAATCCAAAGAAGAACATCTGGAGGCGCCCACAGAGGACAAGGTGACAGACGAGACTGTGACTGCACCAGCCAAAGAAACCTCCACAGACCCAGCCCAGCCGGACCCACAGGACGGAGCAGGACAATGA